A stretch of Mastomys coucha isolate ucsf_1 unplaced genomic scaffold, UCSF_Mcou_1 pScaffold3, whole genome shotgun sequence DNA encodes these proteins:
- the Cuta gene encoding protein CutA isoform X2 — protein MNWGRAPGLLLGGGATLLLSFLWMPALLPVASRLLLLPRALLSMASGSPPSQPSPASGSGYVPGSVSAAFVTCPNEKVAKEIARAVVEKRLAACVNLIPQITSIYEWKGKIEEDSEVLMMIKTQSSLVPALTEFVRSVHPYEVAEVIALPVEQGNPPYLHWVHQVTESVSDSGTALP, from the exons GCCACGCTGCTCCTGTCGTTTCTTTGGATGCCTGCGCTACTGCCGGTGGCTTCCCGCCTTCTCTTGCTACCCCGAGCTCTGCTGTCCATGGCTTCTGGAAGCCCTCCATCCCAGCCCTCTCCGGCCTCGGGCTCCGGCTACGTTCCGGGATCAGTCTCTGCAGCCTTTGTCACTTGTCCCAACGAGAAAGTCGCCAAGGAGATCGCAAG GGCAGTGGTAGAGAAGCGCCTGGCAGCCTGCGTCAACCTCATCCCGCAGATCACATCCAT ctatgaatggaaaggaaagatagaGGAAGATAGTGAGGTGCTGATG ATGATTAAAACCCAAAGCTCTCTGGTCCCTGCGCTGACAGAGTTTGTTCG ATCTGTGCACCCTTATGAAGTCGCCGAGGTGATTGCGCTGCCTGTGGAGCAGGGAAATCCCCCGTACCTGCACTGGGTGCACCAGGTCACAGAATCGGTCTCGGATTCTGGCACAGCCCTACCTTGA
- the Cuta gene encoding protein CutA isoform X1, producing the protein MPALLPVASRLLLLPRALLSMASGSPPSQPSPASGSGYVPGSVSAAFVTCPNEKVAKEIARAVVEKRLAACVNLIPQITSIYEWKGKIEEDSEVLMMIKTQSSLVPALTEFVRSVHPYEVAEVIALPVEQGNPPYLHWVHQVTESVSDSGTALP; encoded by the exons ATGCCTGCGCTACTGCCGGTGGCTTCCCGCCTTCTCTTGCTACCCCGAGCTCTGCTGTCCATGGCTTCTGGAAGCCCTCCATCCCAGCCCTCTCCGGCCTCGGGCTCCGGCTACGTTCCGGGATCAGTCTCTGCAGCCTTTGTCACTTGTCCCAACGAGAAAGTCGCCAAGGAGATCGCAAG GGCAGTGGTAGAGAAGCGCCTGGCAGCCTGCGTCAACCTCATCCCGCAGATCACATCCAT ctatgaatggaaaggaaagatagaGGAAGATAGTGAGGTGCTGATG ATGATTAAAACCCAAAGCTCTCTGGTCCCTGCGCTGACAGAGTTTGTTCG ATCTGTGCACCCTTATGAAGTCGCCGAGGTGATTGCGCTGCCTGTGGAGCAGGGAAATCCCCCGTACCTGCACTGGGTGCACCAGGTCACAGAATCGGTCTCGGATTCTGGCACAGCCCTACCTTGA
- the Phf1 gene encoding PHD finger protein 1 isoform X4 — MAQLPRLSRLGAPSLWDPASPAPTSGPRPRLWEGQDVLARWTDGLLYLGTIKKVDSAREVCLVQFEDDSQFLVLWKDISPAAVPGEELLCCVCRSETVVPGNRLVSCEKCRHAYHQDCHVPRAPAPGEGEGTSWVCRQCVFAIATKRGGALKKGPYARAMLGMKLSLPYGLKGLDWDAGHLSNRQQSYCYCGGPGEWNLKMLQCRTCLQWFHEACTQCLSKPLLYGDRFYEFECCVCRGGPEKVRRLQLRWVDVAHLVLYHLSVCCKKKYFDFDREILPFTSENWDSLLLGEGGRLKRGNVFLDSTLGPLLLWSFSLEMEPPPGQGPGGGVSRPLGKRRRSEPEPLRRRQKGRVEELGPPAAAHSRHGSREQRALQASVSPPPPSPNQSYQGSSGYNFRPTDARCLPSSPIRMFASFHPSASTAGTSGDSEPPDRSPLELHIGFPTDIPRSSPHSVTASSSSVPALTPGLSRHPLPPSPLCRSLSPGTGGGVRGGVSYLSRGDPVRVLARRVRPDGSVQYLVEWGGGGIF; from the exons ATGGCGCAGCTCCCCCGGCTGAGCCGTTTGGGTGCCCCCTCTCTTTGGGATCCAGCTTCCCCTGCTCCCACCTCAGGCCCCAGACCTCGGCTTTGGGAGGGTCAAGATGTGCTGGCCAGATGGACTGATGGGCTGCTGTACTTGGGCACCATCAAAAAG GTGGACAGTGCTCGGGAGGTGTGTCTGGTCCAGTTTGAGGACGATTCCCAGTTTCTGGTTCTGTGGAAGGACATCAGCCCAG CCGCTGTCCCTGGGGAAGAGCTCCTCTGTTGTGTGTGTCGTTCTGAGACCGTGGTCCCTGGGAACCGGCTGGTCAGCTGTGAGAAGTGTCGCCACG CTTATCACCAGGACTGTCACGTCCCCAGGGCCCCAGCCCCTGGAGAAGGAGAGGGCACATCCTGGGTCTGCCGTCAGTGTGTCTTTGCGATTGCCACTAAG AGGGGAGGCGCACTGAAGAAGGGTCCTTATGCCCGGGCCATGCTGGGCATGAAACTCTCCCTGCCGTATGGACTGAAAGGGCTTGACTGGGATGCTGGGCATTTGAGCAACAGACAGCAGAGCTACTGTTACTGCGGAGGCCCTGGGGA GTGGAACCTGAAAATGCTGCAGTGCCGGACCTGCCTCCAGTGGTTCCATGAGGCCTGCACGCAGTGCCTGAGCAAGCCCCTCCTCTACGGAGACAG ATTCTATGAATTTGAGTGCTGCGTGTGCCGGGGCGGCCCTGAGAAGGTCCGGAGGTTACAGCTTCGCTG GGTGGATGTGGCCCATCTTGTCCTCTACCATCTCAGCGTTTGCTGTAAGAAGAAATATTTCGATTTTGACCGAGAGAttctccccttcacctctgagaattgggacagtctgctcctggggGAG GGAGGGAgattaaaaagaggaaatgtCTTTTTGGACTCCACGCTCGGACCCCTCCTCCTGTGGAGCTTCTCACTGGAGATGGAGCCCCCACCAG GGCAGGGCCCTGGGGGAGGGGTCTCACGTCCCCTGGGGAAACGACGGAGGTCGGAGCCAGAACCcttgaggaggaggcagaaggggagAGTGGAGGAACTGGGGCCACCCGCAGCAGCGCACAGTCGGCATGGGTCCCGGGAGCAGAGGGCCCTGCAG GCCTCAGTGTCTCCACCACCCCCCAGCCCTAACCAGAGCTACCAGGGCAGCAGCGGCTACAACTTCCGGCCCACAGACGCCCGCTGTCTGCCCAG CAGCCCCATTCGGATGTTCGCTTCCTTCCACCCTTCTGCCAGCACTGCAGGGACCTCTGGGGACAGTGAACCCCCAGACAG gTCACCTCTGGAACTTCACATTGGCTTCCCCACAGACATCCCTAGAAGTTCTCCCCACTCAGTGACTGCCTCATCTTCCTCAGTCCCAGCCCTGACCCCAGGCCTTTCCAGACACCCGCTACCCCCTTCTCCCTTGTGCCGTAGTTTGTCTCCGGGGACCGGGGGAGGAGTCCGAGGTGGGGTTAGCTACCTGTCCCGAGGGGACCCTGTCAGGGTCCTTGCTCGAAGAGTGCGGCCTGACGGCTCTGTGCAGTACCtggtggagtggggaggagggggcatCTTCTGA
- the Phf1 gene encoding PHD finger protein 1 isoform X3 codes for MAQLPRLSRLGAPSLWDPASPAPTSGPRPRLWEGQDVLARWTDGLLYLGTIKKVDSAREVCLVQFEDDSQFLVLWKDISPAAVPGEELLCCVCRSETVVPGNRLVSCEKCRHAYHQDCHVPRAPAPGEGEGTSWVCRQCVFAIATKRGGALKKGPYARAMLGMKLSLPYGLKGLDWDAGHLSNRQQSYCYCGGPGEWNLKMLQCRTCLQWFHEACTQCLSKPLLYGDRFYEFECCVCRGGPEKVRRLQLRWVDVAHLVLYHLSVCCKKKYFDFDREILPFTSENWDSLLLGELSDTPKGERSSQLLSALNSHKDRFISGREIKKRKCLFGLHARTPPPVELLTGDGAPTSFPSGQGPGGGVSRPLGKRRRSEPEPLRRRQKGRVEELGPPAAAHSRHGSREQRALQASVSPPPPSPNQSYQGSSGYNFRPTDARCLPSPIRMFASFHPSASTAGTSGDSEPPDRSPLELHIGFPTDIPRSSPHSVTASSSSVPALTPGLSRHPLPPSPLCRSLSPGTGGGVRGGVSYLSRGDPVRVLARRVRPDGSVQYLVEWGGGGIF; via the exons ATGGCGCAGCTCCCCCGGCTGAGCCGTTTGGGTGCCCCCTCTCTTTGGGATCCAGCTTCCCCTGCTCCCACCTCAGGCCCCAGACCTCGGCTTTGGGAGGGTCAAGATGTGCTGGCCAGATGGACTGATGGGCTGCTGTACTTGGGCACCATCAAAAAG GTGGACAGTGCTCGGGAGGTGTGTCTGGTCCAGTTTGAGGACGATTCCCAGTTTCTGGTTCTGTGGAAGGACATCAGCCCAG CCGCTGTCCCTGGGGAAGAGCTCCTCTGTTGTGTGTGTCGTTCTGAGACCGTGGTCCCTGGGAACCGGCTGGTCAGCTGTGAGAAGTGTCGCCACG CTTATCACCAGGACTGTCACGTCCCCAGGGCCCCAGCCCCTGGAGAAGGAGAGGGCACATCCTGGGTCTGCCGTCAGTGTGTCTTTGCGATTGCCACTAAG AGGGGAGGCGCACTGAAGAAGGGTCCTTATGCCCGGGCCATGCTGGGCATGAAACTCTCCCTGCCGTATGGACTGAAAGGGCTTGACTGGGATGCTGGGCATTTGAGCAACAGACAGCAGAGCTACTGTTACTGCGGAGGCCCTGGGGA GTGGAACCTGAAAATGCTGCAGTGCCGGACCTGCCTCCAGTGGTTCCATGAGGCCTGCACGCAGTGCCTGAGCAAGCCCCTCCTCTACGGAGACAG ATTCTATGAATTTGAGTGCTGCGTGTGCCGGGGCGGCCCTGAGAAGGTCCGGAGGTTACAGCTTCGCTG GGTGGATGTGGCCCATCTTGTCCTCTACCATCTCAGCGTTTGCTGTAAGAAGAAATATTTCGATTTTGACCGAGAGAttctccccttcacctctgagaattgggacagtctgctcctggggGAG CTCTCAGACACGCCCAAGGGAGAACGTTCTTCGCAGCTCCTTTCTGCTCTTAACAGCCACAAGGACCG TTTCATTTCAGGGAGGGAgattaaaaagaggaaatgtCTTTTTGGACTCCACGCTCGGACCCCTCCTCCTGTGGAGCTTCTCACTGGAGATGGAGCCCCCACCAG CTTCCCTTCAGGGCAGGGCCCTGGGGGAGGGGTCTCACGTCCCCTGGGGAAACGACGGAGGTCGGAGCCAGAACCcttgaggaggaggcagaaggggagAGTGGAGGAACTGGGGCCACCCGCAGCAGCGCACAGTCGGCATGGGTCCCGGGAGCAGAGGGCCCTGCAG GCCTCAGTGTCTCCACCACCCCCCAGCCCTAACCAGAGCTACCAGGGCAGCAGCGGCTACAACTTCCGGCCCACAGACGCCCGCTGTCTGCCCAG CCCCATTCGGATGTTCGCTTCCTTCCACCCTTCTGCCAGCACTGCAGGGACCTCTGGGGACAGTGAACCCCCAGACAG gTCACCTCTGGAACTTCACATTGGCTTCCCCACAGACATCCCTAGAAGTTCTCCCCACTCAGTGACTGCCTCATCTTCCTCAGTCCCAGCCCTGACCCCAGGCCTTTCCAGACACCCGCTACCCCCTTCTCCCTTGTGCCGTAGTTTGTCTCCGGGGACCGGGGGAGGAGTCCGAGGTGGGGTTAGCTACCTGTCCCGAGGGGACCCTGTCAGGGTCCTTGCTCGAAGAGTGCGGCCTGACGGCTCTGTGCAGTACCtggtggagtggggaggagggggcatCTTCTGA
- the Phf1 gene encoding PHD finger protein 1 isoform X1 has translation MAQLPRLSRLGAPSLWDPASPAPTSGPRPRLWEGQDVLARWTDGLLYLGTIKKVDSAREVCLVQFEDDSQFLVLWKDISPAAVPGEELLCCVCRSETVVPGNRLVSCEKCRHAYHQDCHVPRAPAPGEGEGTSWVCRQCVFAIATKRGGALKKGPYARAMLGMKLSLPYGLKGLDWDAGHLSNRQQSYCYCGGPGEWNLKMLQCRTCLQWFHEACTQCLSKPLLYGDRFYEFECCVCRGGPEKVRRLQLRWVDVAHLVLYHLSVCCKKKYFDFDREILPFTSENWDSLLLGELSDTPKGERSSQLLSALNSHKDRFISGREIKKRKCLFGLHARTPPPVELLTGDGAPTRSLVQGGWGHSQGSVWRVHVKKWGFGVPGRGLGDKEASYSFPSGQGPGGGVSRPLGKRRRSEPEPLRRRQKGRVEELGPPAAAHSRHGSREQRALQASVSPPPPSPNQSYQGSSGYNFRPTDARCLPSSPIRMFASFHPSASTAGTSGDSEPPDRSPLELHIGFPTDIPRSSPHSVTASSSSVPALTPGLSRHPLPPSPLCRSLSPGTGGGVRGGVSYLSRGDPVRVLARRVRPDGSVQYLVEWGGGGIF, from the exons ATGGCGCAGCTCCCCCGGCTGAGCCGTTTGGGTGCCCCCTCTCTTTGGGATCCAGCTTCCCCTGCTCCCACCTCAGGCCCCAGACCTCGGCTTTGGGAGGGTCAAGATGTGCTGGCCAGATGGACTGATGGGCTGCTGTACTTGGGCACCATCAAAAAG GTGGACAGTGCTCGGGAGGTGTGTCTGGTCCAGTTTGAGGACGATTCCCAGTTTCTGGTTCTGTGGAAGGACATCAGCCCAG CCGCTGTCCCTGGGGAAGAGCTCCTCTGTTGTGTGTGTCGTTCTGAGACCGTGGTCCCTGGGAACCGGCTGGTCAGCTGTGAGAAGTGTCGCCACG CTTATCACCAGGACTGTCACGTCCCCAGGGCCCCAGCCCCTGGAGAAGGAGAGGGCACATCCTGGGTCTGCCGTCAGTGTGTCTTTGCGATTGCCACTAAG AGGGGAGGCGCACTGAAGAAGGGTCCTTATGCCCGGGCCATGCTGGGCATGAAACTCTCCCTGCCGTATGGACTGAAAGGGCTTGACTGGGATGCTGGGCATTTGAGCAACAGACAGCAGAGCTACTGTTACTGCGGAGGCCCTGGGGA GTGGAACCTGAAAATGCTGCAGTGCCGGACCTGCCTCCAGTGGTTCCATGAGGCCTGCACGCAGTGCCTGAGCAAGCCCCTCCTCTACGGAGACAG ATTCTATGAATTTGAGTGCTGCGTGTGCCGGGGCGGCCCTGAGAAGGTCCGGAGGTTACAGCTTCGCTG GGTGGATGTGGCCCATCTTGTCCTCTACCATCTCAGCGTTTGCTGTAAGAAGAAATATTTCGATTTTGACCGAGAGAttctccccttcacctctgagaattgggacagtctgctcctggggGAG CTCTCAGACACGCCCAAGGGAGAACGTTCTTCGCAGCTCCTTTCTGCTCTTAACAGCCACAAGGACCG TTTCATTTCAGGGAGGGAgattaaaaagaggaaatgtCTTTTTGGACTCCACGCTCGGACCCCTCCTCCTGTGGAGCTTCTCACTGGAGATGGAGCCCCCACCAGGTCACTGGTCCAGGGGGGATGGGGACATTCTCAAGGATCTGTTTGGAGGGTACATGTAAAGAAGTGGGGGTTTGGGGTGCCTGGGAGGGGGCTGGGGGATAAGGAGGCCTCTTACAGCTTCCCTTCAGGGCAGGGCCCTGGGGGAGGGGTCTCACGTCCCCTGGGGAAACGACGGAGGTCGGAGCCAGAACCcttgaggaggaggcagaaggggagAGTGGAGGAACTGGGGCCACCCGCAGCAGCGCACAGTCGGCATGGGTCCCGGGAGCAGAGGGCCCTGCAG GCCTCAGTGTCTCCACCACCCCCCAGCCCTAACCAGAGCTACCAGGGCAGCAGCGGCTACAACTTCCGGCCCACAGACGCCCGCTGTCTGCCCAG CAGCCCCATTCGGATGTTCGCTTCCTTCCACCCTTCTGCCAGCACTGCAGGGACCTCTGGGGACAGTGAACCCCCAGACAG gTCACCTCTGGAACTTCACATTGGCTTCCCCACAGACATCCCTAGAAGTTCTCCCCACTCAGTGACTGCCTCATCTTCCTCAGTCCCAGCCCTGACCCCAGGCCTTTCCAGACACCCGCTACCCCCTTCTCCCTTGTGCCGTAGTTTGTCTCCGGGGACCGGGGGAGGAGTCCGAGGTGGGGTTAGCTACCTGTCCCGAGGGGACCCTGTCAGGGTCCTTGCTCGAAGAGTGCGGCCTGACGGCTCTGTGCAGTACCtggtggagtggggaggagggggcatCTTCTGA
- the Phf1 gene encoding PHD finger protein 1 isoform X2, translated as MAQLPRLSRLGAPSLWDPASPAPTSGPRPRLWEGQDVLARWTDGLLYLGTIKKVDSAREVCLVQFEDDSQFLVLWKDISPAAVPGEELLCCVCRSETVVPGNRLVSCEKCRHAYHQDCHVPRAPAPGEGEGTSWVCRQCVFAIATKRGGALKKGPYARAMLGMKLSLPYGLKGLDWDAGHLSNRQQSYCYCGGPGEWNLKMLQCRTCLQWFHEACTQCLSKPLLYGDRFYEFECCVCRGGPEKVRRLQLRWVDVAHLVLYHLSVCCKKKYFDFDREILPFTSENWDSLLLGELSDTPKGERSSQLLSALNSHKDRFISGREIKKRKCLFGLHARTPPPVELLTGDGAPTSFPSGQGPGGGVSRPLGKRRRSEPEPLRRRQKGRVEELGPPAAAHSRHGSREQRALQASVSPPPPSPNQSYQGSSGYNFRPTDARCLPSSPIRMFASFHPSASTAGTSGDSEPPDRSPLELHIGFPTDIPRSSPHSVTASSSSVPALTPGLSRHPLPPSPLCRSLSPGTGGGVRGGVSYLSRGDPVRVLARRVRPDGSVQYLVEWGGGGIF; from the exons ATGGCGCAGCTCCCCCGGCTGAGCCGTTTGGGTGCCCCCTCTCTTTGGGATCCAGCTTCCCCTGCTCCCACCTCAGGCCCCAGACCTCGGCTTTGGGAGGGTCAAGATGTGCTGGCCAGATGGACTGATGGGCTGCTGTACTTGGGCACCATCAAAAAG GTGGACAGTGCTCGGGAGGTGTGTCTGGTCCAGTTTGAGGACGATTCCCAGTTTCTGGTTCTGTGGAAGGACATCAGCCCAG CCGCTGTCCCTGGGGAAGAGCTCCTCTGTTGTGTGTGTCGTTCTGAGACCGTGGTCCCTGGGAACCGGCTGGTCAGCTGTGAGAAGTGTCGCCACG CTTATCACCAGGACTGTCACGTCCCCAGGGCCCCAGCCCCTGGAGAAGGAGAGGGCACATCCTGGGTCTGCCGTCAGTGTGTCTTTGCGATTGCCACTAAG AGGGGAGGCGCACTGAAGAAGGGTCCTTATGCCCGGGCCATGCTGGGCATGAAACTCTCCCTGCCGTATGGACTGAAAGGGCTTGACTGGGATGCTGGGCATTTGAGCAACAGACAGCAGAGCTACTGTTACTGCGGAGGCCCTGGGGA GTGGAACCTGAAAATGCTGCAGTGCCGGACCTGCCTCCAGTGGTTCCATGAGGCCTGCACGCAGTGCCTGAGCAAGCCCCTCCTCTACGGAGACAG ATTCTATGAATTTGAGTGCTGCGTGTGCCGGGGCGGCCCTGAGAAGGTCCGGAGGTTACAGCTTCGCTG GGTGGATGTGGCCCATCTTGTCCTCTACCATCTCAGCGTTTGCTGTAAGAAGAAATATTTCGATTTTGACCGAGAGAttctccccttcacctctgagaattgggacagtctgctcctggggGAG CTCTCAGACACGCCCAAGGGAGAACGTTCTTCGCAGCTCCTTTCTGCTCTTAACAGCCACAAGGACCG TTTCATTTCAGGGAGGGAgattaaaaagaggaaatgtCTTTTTGGACTCCACGCTCGGACCCCTCCTCCTGTGGAGCTTCTCACTGGAGATGGAGCCCCCACCAG CTTCCCTTCAGGGCAGGGCCCTGGGGGAGGGGTCTCACGTCCCCTGGGGAAACGACGGAGGTCGGAGCCAGAACCcttgaggaggaggcagaaggggagAGTGGAGGAACTGGGGCCACCCGCAGCAGCGCACAGTCGGCATGGGTCCCGGGAGCAGAGGGCCCTGCAG GCCTCAGTGTCTCCACCACCCCCCAGCCCTAACCAGAGCTACCAGGGCAGCAGCGGCTACAACTTCCGGCCCACAGACGCCCGCTGTCTGCCCAG CAGCCCCATTCGGATGTTCGCTTCCTTCCACCCTTCTGCCAGCACTGCAGGGACCTCTGGGGACAGTGAACCCCCAGACAG gTCACCTCTGGAACTTCACATTGGCTTCCCCACAGACATCCCTAGAAGTTCTCCCCACTCAGTGACTGCCTCATCTTCCTCAGTCCCAGCCCTGACCCCAGGCCTTTCCAGACACCCGCTACCCCCTTCTCCCTTGTGCCGTAGTTTGTCTCCGGGGACCGGGGGAGGAGTCCGAGGTGGGGTTAGCTACCTGTCCCGAGGGGACCCTGTCAGGGTCCTTGCTCGAAGAGTGCGGCCTGACGGCTCTGTGCAGTACCtggtggagtggggaggagggggcatCTTCTGA